GTTCACTTCTTTTTCATTTAAGCTGGTTAGTTTACATGCCAAAGTTCTGAGGATAATGGATCTGCTAAAATTTGTTGACCCTCTTCTTCCAGATTTGTAGTAACCTCTTCTTTTCTTTGTTCTCTCCCTCCTCAGGATTTCCAAGTTCGAAGGCCAAAACTCTGTTTGTGAATCTTGGAGTGTTTTTGATCTGCTTGGTTAAGGGATAAAGAAAGGTAAGTGGATGGATAGTTATCAGATCTCCATTTTATCGTGTCGCAGGGAATGAAATAGCACAGGAGTTTGTTTAACTCCATAACATGGCAAGATGTTCTTTGCTCTCTCTTTCTGTTTTGTCTATTTAACTTACTAAACTTAGGTCATAGTTTGGTTATCTATGTCACCGAGTAATATGATGCTTCATATACAATATGTACAAATATCTGCTGCAAACAATAGCAGTTTTACGTTTGACAGCAAGACTTCTTCACATTTGAGTTATATGGTAATCGGTAAGATTGCCCTTTGTAAAGGGTTCAAGTCAAGGAAACAATTTCCTTGCTTACAAAGGTATATTTGCATACATTAAACCTCCACAGACCATACTATAGCTAGAGCCTCGTGCACTAGATCCACGTTTTAGTTCGAATGGACTGCTTTTGCTATGAAGAGGTTGTTCTATCTATTGGCTGCATGCATCTTTCTAATTGAGGTTGCATATCTTTGAAGAGTATGTTCTAGCTAGCATGAAATATTCTCCAAGTTCATATAGGGATTCCAGATTAGTTTCTCTCTCGGGAGTTCACGCTCACTCAGAGACCCAAATAGCTTTAAATTCTACAGCAAAAATATCATTTAGTTGTGCTGCTGGGCGCTATGATTTTTGGCGATTTTCCAGTGTCAGCATTAACACATCCATTCCAGTTGATCAAATCTTGTTTTGCTTCTTTTTCTATCGCTAATCATGTCATTTCTTTATATTGTGAGATCTCTTGTTCGGTAGCTATTTGGAAATGCCTTGTGTGTACAATACTCCCTGTAATGCTCTTGCTTCTCCCAGTATATTCCCTTGAAGTTTTGTATATCGAAGATTCATCGATGAGATTATGACAGATAAAATAGATATTTGCAACGTAATAAAACTCTCAGAATTTATCTGGTGGTGTTACTTGCCTTCTAAGATAGTTGACATGCAAGGCCATACAGTTCCAAGATTGTTGGAAGAAGTGCAGGGATACAACTCCATTCAGAATAGAAGCAGTAATAGAATGAACTACTGAATGGATCCTGGTCtgaagaaaatattctttttatatttttacgcAAAGGCGAGGATCAAATTGAAAACTGGATTGATTGTTATTAGATTGATATGTTATATATTTGTCTGCAGGAAACATGGTTTTCAAGCTAAAGTCACTTGCATTGAAAGGTATTATGTTTGTAAGGTTGGCACATCATCATAGTGAACAGAGAAGAATGGATGCATTGAAACTAAACCTTGAAGCTTTACTGGGTTTTGGTGGAACTCAGTGTTCACAAGGACCAAGTTGGCGTATCGTCTGCGAACACTGAAATGAGTACGTAGATATACACTGGGGTCTGCATATTTGATGGTAATTTAGTCTTTCTCATAATGCAAACTATGATGGTAATTAGGCATGCTTTTGTCTTGATGTAAACGTACAGCTATAACAGAGAAGACCAAATTTTCTAGCTCTTCTACTATTTTCCCTTGGACGAGTGTCCTTCTACAACCTTAAGTTCTTAGTAATGGATCTTCTTCATAGAGACCGTCAGTAACATAAATGAAACAGGAAGTAGACAGCAAACATAAATATGATATATTGCTTCTttgtaaagaaatgaaaaggctgCACGAGTCGTATCCGATGCATTTCTACTCGGAATAATCAACAGAAAACATATAGCTAATTAAATACGTTATTGcaatagataataataaaagtaTAGGAAAACATAACTTGTAAAGCTGATGACCGATCAAACTGAACTCACTAGAAGAACTCTGTATCAGTCAGTTCAAGCGTCTTATGCGTGCCCTTTTGCTTTGCACCAGGTTTGAATTGATTACCCTCGATGTACCTGCGCCCAACTTAGGTTTAAGAAACAATGCTGTTTATGCTATCGATTGAAGACAGGTTATCAAAAGAAGAAGCTTACAGCTCTTTCAAGAAGGGGTGCTTATATAAGCCATCTGGGATCCTCCCAGTAAACGCATTGTGGTCAAGATACCTAAACAAACATGAAAAGAAGATTGAGTGTCCAACGATCGATCAATCGATTTTTGTTCGGTTTGTTAGGATTCGAGAGATTTTAGGCAGTAAACTCACAAGTACGTCAATCTAGGAATTTCAACAAGCTTGGGAGTTAGTTGTCCACTCATCTTGTTGTATGATAGGTACCTGCATGCAAATAGATAAAATAGGGATCTCAGAGTTCTTGGCTTAAATTGAATGTGCTCAAACAAAACTTACAATATCTCCAGATTGGTCAAGTTTGAAATTTGATCAGGCAATGTTCCACTCAATTGGTTATTGTTCAGGTACCTATAAGTCTCATAGTTACACTAGATAGTATCAGAAAAGAGATGCTGATAGAGACAAGTTATGATACTCAAAAAGGTTGCAATTTAACTTACAAGTTACGGAGAGAAGGAAAACCATCTCCGTTTCGGATGAATTTGCTTAAAGTTCCCGTCAAGTGGTTGTTACTAACATCACTGCAAACGGATAAATTAGTCAAATAATGGGTAGATTATAGTGGAACGATCTGAAAACATATAGTTAGCACGTAAATCCGGATCAGGGGAAACTCAATACAGGTGACGTAGGTTCCTGAGAATCCCCAACTCTGGAGGAATTTTTCCAGAAAAACGGTTCATGTGAAGATAGAGATAACGAAGTTCTGGTAGATCTGCAAGCTCCACAGGAATTTCACCTTTAAAGTTATTGAAACTCAGGTACCTGCAAATATTTCAAGATTGCAGACACCCAAAAAATATGCAAAATCTtcgaaaaaataaaacaaatacaCCTTAAATTCTTACAAATGCGTCAATTTTTTCAATTCACCAATTTCAGGAGGGATGACATCTTGCAGCTTATTCCATCTCAAGTTTCTAGAATCACCCccaaaaaaaagcaagaaaaataaaacatcagTTGATAGTTTATATAAGCTTTcctcggaaaaaaaaaaaaagtttagaaGAGGAGAATATCATTTTTGTATAACTTTGATGGAGAATCCTAGTACGAGACTAAGAAACCATCCTTGTATTACTGTCTATTTAATAGGAGTAAAAAATACCAATTGGCAATTTGACTTTGACAAGTAAACTTCTGCATGACACTTATTTGCTACAGCATGAACATAGAGTGCATTGATTCAAGAGTGGATCACCTAGTTTACATGATGCTATTCCATGACATGTGATAGGACAAATGGACATTTAGAAAACGAATTCAATGAGTCCAAATTTGAGATGATAAACCCACTGACAGCATGAGACAGGCAACTTTTGCATTGTCACATACCATAATCGAAGAAGATCACAGAATAAACAATCTACACATTGTAACCAAAAGTATTAATAATAATCTAAAAGAACAGAAACTACCATACTCTGATACTACCATCTAGGACCATTCTTACTGCTTTGTGCATTCCAATGTTTCC
Above is a genomic segment from Musa acuminata AAA Group cultivar baxijiao chromosome BXJ3-4, Cavendish_Baxijiao_AAA, whole genome shotgun sequence containing:
- the LOC135636189 gene encoding probable leucine-rich repeat receptor-like protein kinase At1g35710; translation: MASSSTSVASIAFFLLLGLGHCKTVKRDVKALNEIKASLGWRVVYAWVGDDPCGDGDLPPWSGVTCSQQGDYRVVTELEVYAVSIVGPFPIAVTNLLDLTKLDLHNNKLTGAIPPQIGRLKHLKILNLRWNKLQDVIPPEIGELKKLTHLYLSFNNFKGEIPVELADLPELRYLYLHMNRFSGKIPPELGILRNLRHLDVSNNHLTGTLSKFIRNGDGFPSLRNLYLNNNQLSGTLPDQISNLTNLEILYLSYNKMSGQLTPKLVEIPRLTYLYLDHNAFTGRIPDGLYKHPFLKELYIEGNQFKPGAKQKGTHKTLELTDTEFF